From the genome of Triticum aestivum cultivar Chinese Spring chromosome 1A, IWGSC CS RefSeq v2.1, whole genome shotgun sequence:
AAATAGATAGCATATCAGCTACTATGTTAAATAAGATCGGTGACATTGGATCCCcctgtcttaggcctttatgtgtctggaaatagtgacctatatcgtcattcactttaatccctacactccctttttgcgtaaaggaatCAATTTGGTCGCGCCATGCCTTGTCGAATCCTTTCATACACAACGCCTgatgaaggaaaggccatttgactttatcgtatgctttttcgaaatccactttaaaaaccACCCCATCAAGTTTTTTgagtgaatttcatggagcgtttcatgcaagacgaccaccccttcaaggatatttctatccggcatgaaagcagtctggGACGGTTGCACCACCGTATGCGCTATCTGCGTGAGTCGGTTCGTCCCAACCttagtgaaaattttgaaacttacaTTAAGCAAACAAATGGGTCTGAACTGCTCAATGCGAATAGCCtctgtcttcttaggaagaagagttATTGTTCCAAAATTAAGCTTGAATAAATGAAGTTGACCATTAAACAATTCATGAAACATGAGCAACAGGTCATGTTTAATGAAATACCAGCACTTTTTGTAGAACTCCGCcggaaacccatctggtcctggCGCTTTATTATTATTCATTTGTGCAATGGCCTCATACACCTCCTTCTCCGTGAAAGGGGCAGTCAAAATCTCATTCTCTTCCGTCTGAAGTTGGGGAACATCCTCAACTCTTGACTCATCCAAAGACACAAAACTCCgttccggaggtccaaataactgcttatagtagttggtaatgtaaactttcaggttttcctgaccaactatcgttccttcatcttgttctaattgaaaaattctcttcttacgatgctttccgttagcaatcatatgaaagaattgggTATTATCCTCACCTTGGACAACCTTGCGAACCTTAGCTCTGagagcccacttcaattcctcctcacgGAGAAGCTCTTTCAGCCTTAGCTCGGCCTCCAATTTAGACTCCAACTCTCTGGTATCTAAAAGAGAGGTTTCAGCTTTTAACTCTAGGGTGTGAATCATCATAAGGAGCCTTTCCTTCTCCGCCTTATAAATTCCGTTCGTATGCTTAGCCCATCCACGAAGGAACCTTCGCAGATGAAGAATCTTGCATTGCCACCGCTCCATGGGTGACCTTCCCCCCGAGTCTTTAGCCCACTCTCTAGCCAACAGATCGATAaatccttctctttcaaaccaagcaagttcGAAAGAGAAAATATTCTTATTACCCAAATGAGTTGGGGCCCCTGAGTCCACTAATAGCGGTGTGTGATCCGAGATACCTCGTGTCAACGCCTGCACCGTTACcagaggaaacttctgttcccactcaacACTTGCCAGAACACGGTCCAACTTCTCAAACATCGGAACCGGTAATGAGTTtgcccaagtgaatttcctacccgaaagctctatctctctgagGTCCAAGCTCTCTATGATAGTATTGAACATAAaggaccatctgccgtcaaagttgtcattattcttttcttcctttcttcgaATAATGTTAAAGTCACCTCCCACTAAGACAGGTAGTTGCTCATTCCCGCAAACTCGGACTAAGTCCGCCAGGAAATCTGGTTTAAGTTCGGGTTGCGCAGCCCCATAGACTGCCACCAAAGCCCAATCAAAACCATCAGCTTTCGTTCTTACCCTAAACTTAACCGCAAATTCACCCATCACTACACTCCGAACCTCCAATGTATCGCACTTAACCCCGAGTAGAACCccaccggatcttcctcgaggtGGGAGACAATGCCAATCAAAGTCTACCCCCCTGCTAAGGTGCTAAGAAACTGTGCTAAAAAATTACCTCGTCCAGTTTCGGACAAAGCAATAAAGTCTAAGTGATGTTCAATAGAAGCTTCTGCTAGAAAacgtcttttagccaagtctttaagaCCTCTGCTGTTCCAAAAAATGCCTTTCAtaattcatcatgaaattttttggaggtacggatcctagcacttctacgcacagCCGACACCAGATAAACCTTACGTTTCCAGGTCCTCTTAGGCTTAACCCCACCATCAATAGATTCAACACGCTCGGAAAGAGGCTCTACGGCCACAGGCACCACCTCTAGGTTTGTGGTTACCGGAGAGGtatactcatcctcctcctccgtcaCCTGGACCGCAGGATCAAGATCAGCACACAAGCTATCAAGAACCCTAACCCCTAGCTTGTCAATCTCCGACTCATTCATCGGTTTTACTGCAGCTATGTTACGAATCAATTCTAACGCACGTTCAGCTTCCAAGTCTAGCATCTCATTAACCGATTTAGAGATCTCTAGATCATCGTTACCAAGAGACACTCCTATTTGGTTTGCATTATGAACAATCTCTTCATTGGTAAAATGCATAATAGAATTAGACTTATTAACTGACATACCAGTTGTAGTCTCGACGTCCCGCAGCTTGGCCGCTCTCAACCAAATGAGAGTAGATGATATCATCAGCAGACTACTCATCCATCATGTCAACCTACAATAGCAGACTTTGAACAAACACATTAAATTTAACAAAGTAGACAATTTGATGATAGCTAATTCTCTCAAGCAATTATTTCAGTCAAAGTTCAGTATGCACACAACTATGTTCAGTTCACGCAAGATTTAGACAAAAAGCAGTCACATATACATATCCTAATGGGGATCTCGGATTCCTCACCGTCTACAAAGTACGCTGAGCAGGGGGTACCCATGAACGGACGCGGCGGCGCTCGTTGTTGCTGGGACGGCGTGAAGTAGGGGGCATCGATGGCCTCCTCCAGCCGTAGTAGAGGTGGGGAGCCTCTGCCGGATCCCTCCAAGGCTGCCCGGTGGTCGGTGCCGACGACCCGTTGGAGGCAAAACTCATCCATGGCGGCTGGAGCGGAGCCGTGGCTGCAGACTAGGCTGGTGGCCGCGAACGCGTTCGTCGCGGGGCTGGAGAGCGATGGGGAAAAGGGAAGCGAGGTGGAAGCCGTAGGCGGCAGATCCGGGCTGCGTGAAGAGACCGCCATGGACCGGCGCAGCGgcaggggggtgggggaggggacaTAGATCAGCGGCAGGGGaagggcggccgccatggaccagGCAGGGGTGGGTGTTTGTCTCGTCGCCAATGGGGATGTAGTGGAAGAGGGGCGGACATGTTCTGTGAGGGAGAGAGGAGCTTATCCACCTGTGTAGTGAGGGAGTTGAGTGTTTGCTCCGGTTGTCCGATTTCTTTTTTTTTTTATGGCAAGTGTTTACAAATCTGGTTCGGTCATATATCAATGGTTGATCtcgaggccaactccaacgcacaacCTCAAACGGACATCCGTTTTGTCTGAATTTTGTCCGTTTGAGATGGCAATAAGGTCATGTTCGTCCGAATTTGTGTTTGCGCCGACCAGGCACCCAACGCAGGACGCATTCCAAACAGACAGCTTGGGCCCACAACTCATGTAGCACACGGAGCCGCGCCTCGCCGCTCGTAGTCGCACCGTCGTCGCCAGTGGCCATGTCGCGCCGTCCGCAGAAGCACCGTTGTTGTGCCCCGCAGAGCCCGCAGCTGCGCCACCCTGCCGCCCGCAGCGCACGCCGTCGCCCTGTCGCGCCTCGCCAGAGCACCGGCCCGCCCGCAACCTCCTCGCCTTGCTCCGGCCACGTCCCGCGCCTGTAGAGCCCTGACCGTGCCCAGTCTGCGAATGGAGTAGAACGAACGCGTCCGGGACAAAAAATGGGGATGCTTGCGCATGTTGGGACGTTGCATGTGTCCGTTTGTCCTCAAAAGATGCGGACGGACAGGATGGGGTCTAGCGTTGAAGTTGGCCTGAAGGTTTTATAATATCTTAACATTATATTTATTCTATGTTGTATTACTATTTGAATTCTGACTCTAATTTATTATAATCATATGACATATTTCAGAACAAAATTAGTTGTCATTTAGTGGACTCGAAACTGAATGATGATAATGTAAGAAATCGGTACTGATCCCACAGATTATATGATTCTGGATAGACTCCCTAAGAATTTACCTACATCAAAACTTGAGCTTAACTTGGCAATCGTTTCTTCTTTCACCATCTTGTGCACCAACATGCTTGATGATGTCCCTTTGTTGTAGTAAGCCACATTTTTTCAGATCATTTTGAGCTCTAGCTAATATACTCTTGTGTTATTAAAATTGACATAACTATGATTTCACATAAGTGAATGGGGGAAAAGCTATAATCATTAGCATATTATTAGGTTAAATTTGAGACAAATAAGGAACAAATTAAAGAATGATGAATACATGGATGCTGATTGCTCTAATATTGTTGTGCATATATTAGCATAGCACGGCGTCTAATTTGTTGGAGACATTCCGGCTCACTACATGGTTATTTGGTTTCTAATTTCATGCATTCATGGTGTGATGGTGGGCTACATTTTCCAGTACACAGGGTGATTATTTACACCATAGTCATTTCTATATACGTTGCGCATGGTACTTTTTAAATAACAATGATGTATAATGCATATGTAGGATTATATTCAACTGAGGAGGCAAATTTTGGTCATGTTTTGAAATAAGGGAATAAAGCTCTAAACAATATCTCAGCCATGGAACGAAGCATTCAGATTGCATCAATACATGAAACTTTAAGAGAGAATCATCATCAAAGAACAAATAATAGAtattgtttcttattttttttctaaatatttttgTAATTAATTATAATACATTTATGTGACTGTGAATTTCATGTGAAGACATGTGTTCGGATTCACTTCATGGGCACACACTTAAATGGTTCGGGAAAGAACTCGCCATACAAGAAATAAGATTAAAAATGTTTTATTATAGACTATAAAacatgcgttgcacgtgcacgcttactagtagaAGGAAATTATTGATTAGAAAAAACGGTGGGGAAGGCTAGCGTGCTAGAAAACCGGTGCGGGATGCCCGCGATAGATAAAAATCTGTGGGGAAGGCTCTCGTTCTTTTCTGTGTGCGGTGTGGGGTATCGGTTTCTATAGAAAAAATCGATAGGACGAAAAATCAGGGGTGGTGGAATGTGGAGGCGAAAATAAACCGTGAGGCGAGACTATCAACTCAGACATCTCTATTTTAAATGGAGCAGTTGATGAATAGTCTCCACGGTTTATTTTCACTAGTTTATTTTCGCTGGggtttttcgtctctcctcccaccaccccctcccaccctggtccatCGATTTATTTTTCTCttcactctttattacaaccagaactttcctaatgtataacaaatcacggatctaactttttTAAATTATACAAATCAATCGATTCTTTTTATTGGTttaatttgtcttaggaaacaaataacagattttcgggaaacaaataatatattttaaACTAACTTATTTAAATCAATCGATTTTtctcattagtgaaatttgttttaagaaacaaataatagacacgtcacaaactttcctcccaataaatagtttcttaacatttgcaaactttcctaatcagacacgtcacaaacgggtaggtactgatatcacgttaccaaacaataaaaacttcatttgcatagaaatcagttcaaaattaTAACTTTCCTAATTTTTTACATTTCCTTCATAACtaccaatatttcctatgttttaCACCTATACAAGGAAATCACCCCttcatcgatattagcatttttttggaATGAGATCTACAGGTTATgtttttttgcgattctttccaattgtgacatCTCTTTCcgctccggctccttctcgcataaacacctccaccaTAGTCAGCTGACGCCAccccagacctcctgcctctccacaccttctccgccacctcctcctcgtactccattaacaatccctccgacatgtttgtccacggcggtgtcgaggacatggcgcagcagcgtaccagcggtagagcagcgcataACAGCAGGAAGCAGCACGTAGCAGGCGAGGCAAgcggccggcgtggctgagggggcggccgaCAGAAGATGGTCGTGACAGGAGGgggcgcgaggcaggggcgcgactgcggggcgagcgaagggataggcggcagcagacgggACGAGTGCAGCTAGCGAGAGTGTGGTGCGTGGCCAGGGTGTGCGTCGCGCGGGTCACAGTGGTGCGGTGGCTACAGCGAGCGCAGTGGCAGTGGCGGGCGCGATCGACGCGGTGTGGCACATGCGTGGGCATGAAGAGGGAGTGGCCCAGCGGGCGCGGAAGAAGAGCagcaggctcgggcatgggcgcgctaggagcgggcatgtgccacggggtcaatccgaggagctcggtggctacccTTGCAATGGACATGGCGGACGAcggttctcggccacggcgaaatacctaacgagagcaaatGAGAGGGGAAAtaggggaaaggcaagaggagatcacgacggtgtcaatggcgccctaggggaagacaggggagctcggggcgacgcggatcgaacggcaatgttacggtggccgaaggttgaggaagacggcagcgGCGTCGATGcaggggtgctggacttgatctcgttggcgcagacaAAGTAGCGGAGGAGTTcagagctcctcgacaagctcctagcctGCAGGGAGAGCAGTGGCtgtgtggacggggtcggtcatggtggtCGTGGCGTTTGACTTCGTCCAGATCGACGGGAttgagcgagcgaggaggagaagtggatctgggagggggcgtcgaggagtgaggccatggggcaggggaggcagggcgtcacccttatccattccccttcaatgccggcgaggtggtcgggcgggagctcGGCTCTGTAGCGACGCGGCTCGGGAAAATAtaagttgtggtggcaaatataatacacataatccgtATTGTTATGCACTAGCACGTGTGCGTGTGATATAGATGGATTAtgatcccgtacccaataagatagatgtgtgtgtgttagagagagagggagaggggggagagagggaggaagagggagggagagagtgtgtgtgtgagaatttgatggtaaaaaatgtCATCAATGTCATTTGTTATGTAtaagaatattaaatgtaatattaacataactGATATTGAACTCTTAAATTTAATGTGGCTCCGTCGCAACGCACTGGTGTTCTTCTAGTTAGGAGTAGAGATTAGGAATAGAGATTTGGCACGCCCATGTTTAAAAAAAATAGCGCCTTACGCTCAAGGCGCCAAATAGCATTTGGGGATGAAAGCCCCAACGCAAAATTAATTTCAGATGTCCAGCCCAATAAGACCCTGCACGGTCCGTCGAAGAGGTCCGCCACAGGCCCCCAAAAGCCCATATGCAAATCTCAGGTACGCTCCGTTGCCCCCTCAGAAAAGAATACTGCCCCCCTAAAAAACCTAGGAAAACAGTCTCCTCGCCGGTCAGTCGTCCTCGCCGTCGCCCTACCCATCTCGTCGGCGCTGTTGGCGGTCCGCGGGGAGCATGGATGCTATGGAGGAGGATACGCCTCCCGCGCCACCACCACCGCATACGACGTCAGTGGGCGCCTCCCTTGTTTGCCCGCTTCTCTCACCTCCGTGTTTAGGTCACGCGGAAGCAAGCTCACATATCTCCCTGATCGGGGCGTCGTGTGGGTTGCAGGGGCGCGAAGCAGCCGCCGTACAAGGATCCTGACGACGGGAGGCAGCGGTTCCTCCTGGAGCTGGAGTTCATCCAGTGCCTCGCCAACCCCATCTACATCAACTGTACAGTAACTCTCCTCACAGCCTCTGTTTCAAACTGGTTGGTTAGAGATTAGCTTATTGGGTACCACAGTGCAATTGAGTTTCATCATGGCCTATTTGTGGGTTGAGTCCTGCTGCGGGAGCGAGTAACTAGCTAATCAAAGAGAATTTTTCTTGTTGTTGATTGTGTTAGTCAGTGACTGACTTCTGGAGTAACAAATTCACATGATATGATTTTGTTTTGGTAAGACCGCATAATGTGATAAGGCAAGAGAGATTGAATTATGTATTGCTTATGCTTTGTTGCTTCCTGTACTTCTGATGTATTCGGGGTCAATATTTTGTATGAGTATTAAACACGATTCTGCTTGGGAGATGGCGTTTATAGTATTTGTTTTGTTCAAGCAGATCTAGCGCAGAACCGGTACTTTGAGGATGAGGCGTTCATCGGGTATCTCAAGTACCTCAAGTATTGGCAGCGTCCGGAGTACATCAAATACATAATGTGAGTCACCTTATACTTTTGATTTGCGCAAATAGGTTGCTCACAGACAAACTAATATGGTCGTACTGTTATGGTACAGGTATCCGCACTGCCTTTTCTTTCTTGAGCTTCTCCAAAATGCAAATTTCCGAAACGCAATGGCACATCCAGCAAACAAGGTGACCTTTAACCCCATTTGGCTAGAATTGCACTCGAGCACCATTCTCAACCTTTACTGTTTACAAGCTTCTTCTTTCTTTTCAAACCGTTTCTTTGGAATTGTCTATTTGGAGATTATTACTTTTACGGTTGATTGGTTGTGGACATAAAGGATCTTGGAAATGATAAAATGTTGCTATGAATGCGCTTACAAATATATTGAGTGGATATGTTTATTTCCTGAGGAATTAGTTAAAGCAGTCAAATGCTATGAAAGCGTATTAAGCTTCATGCACACTTCTAAATGTTCACTGTTTTATCCGCATAATATTTTTTCttagtatttgaaaaaaattgtttaTTTATGTAGGACATTGAATCATTTGTATGCAACTAACTCTTACCTGCAAATTTCTTGACAGGAAGTTGCTCATAGGCAGCAATATTTCTTCTGGAAAAACTACAGGAACAATAGACTGAAGCACATCCTGCCACGTCTTCCTCCCGAACCAACTCCTGCGcctgcaccagcaccagcaccagtgCCGA
Proteins encoded in this window:
- the LOC123052238 gene encoding uncharacterized protein, translated to MAAALPLPLIYVPSPTPLPLRRSMAVSSRSPDLPPTASTSLPFSPSLSSPATNAFAATSLVCSHGSAPAAMDEFCLQRVVGTDHRAALEGSGRGSPPLLRLEEAIDAPYFTPSQQQRAPPRPFMGTPCSAYFVDDVLQAVLPGKKMHITGNLRVEKKNPI
- the LOC123135909 gene encoding mediator of RNA polymerase II transcription subunit 31 yields the protein MDAMEEDTPPAPPPPHTTGAKQPPYKDPDDGRQRFLLELEFIQCLANPIYINYLAQNRYFEDEAFIGYLKYLKYWQRPEYIKYIMYPHCLFFLELLQNANFRNAMAHPANKEVAHRQQYFFWKNYRNNRLKHILPRLPPEPTPAPAPAPAPVPTPPPVPAPPSSLPTMSAVGASAMPPMQFIGTPGTNNPKNEMRNVMGGRKRKMG